In Mustela nigripes isolate SB6536 chromosome 9, MUSNIG.SB6536, whole genome shotgun sequence, the sequence ttattatcccattgtacagatgagggaactgaggctgaGAAGGGGgaagtgatttgctcaaggtcacagagcttggGCTATAGGACTTGAACTAGGTGTGACAGCACATTTGACCCATGTCCTCAACCCCTATGCTTCATATCCCAGCTTTGGAGCAAGGATTCGAACTGTCGCTTACACTCGAACTTCCTGAGCACTGGGCCTCTGAGTTAGATGAGGTGCTTGCCCTTAGAGGAGTTTCAGGGTGGTTGGGTGGTGGGAAGCAGATAAGGAAATTGTGCAGTTCGTCCCAGGACAGGGAAGCTGGCGCCTCTGGGCACACACAGCAGATCTGAGAAGGCCTCTCAGCGGATAAACACCTAACAGGAGATCTGAAGGATGACCGGAGGTGGTCAGGGCAGGAAagtccaggcagaaggaacagcatatgcaaaggcccagaggcggGAAGGAACCAGCTTGCTGAGGGATGCACAGAAGCATATGGCTGGAGTGTAGTGGGTGCATGTGTGGGGAGAACGGTAAGAAAGGAggtgtgggaggagggcagggccagACCCCCGTAAGGTGAGGAATGGGCTCCTTTCCAAGCAGCAGGGAGCTATGGAAGGATTTAAGCAGGTGGAGAGGAGTGAAGGCAGAatgagcagagaccctgggcTAGCTACTCCTCCACTTTGTGTCCGTTTTGTCATTGGTTGGGACCATAACACCCACCCTGAGGGGGAGCTGGGCTGAGTGACTGAGGCCGTGCATGCAAAGTGCTTAGCAAGTGTCTGGTTCCCAGTAGACTTTTGAAGGGGGGTGAGTGGGATAGGACAACGTCTTCTTATTCCAGGGAGCACTCAGTCAACTTGTTGATTCTCCCTAGGGGTACTGTGCTGGGTCTCACACATCTTAAGGTGTGCCCTAAAGCATGCTGGAGGGAGTGGGGTTGTGGGTGTGCGCAAGCTGCTGATCACggtgtccctctcctcctcagcTTGAGCGGAAAGCCAGCCCTAAAGCCCCCTCACCACCAATGCCCAAGGTGGGAGTGGGCCTTCGGTTCTCACCTCTCTCCCCTGGCTGCTGTTGCATGGGAAGGGTCCCTATTAAAGTCATCTGTGTTGTTTCCATGTTGCTTTGGGGGGCTGACGCCTGACCCTGGCCTCTAGCCTCCAACAGCATTGTaacccttctcccctcttcctgcccGCAGGTAACCTCCGGGGCTACAGCCTGGCGACCCCGAACCTGACGCCCCCCAGCCTCACTCCCCCGCAGCTGGCTACCCCGAATCTACAGCAGTTCTTCCCCCAGGCCACTCGGCAGTCCTTGCTGGGTCCCCCTCCTGTCGGGGTCCCCATGAACCCCTCCCAGATCAACCTTTCAGGGCGGACTCCCCAGAAACAGGCCCGCACTCCCACCTCCAGCACCCCTCATCGCAAGGTAAGTGAAGGCCGATGGGGGTTGGTGGTGCTGAGAGCGGGGATGGTAGCGGGAAGGTCCTACCTGGGCATCAGCCCAGCTGCACCCACCTGGCTCAGtctggtcctcagtttccccatatgtaAAAAGAGGAGCGTAAGTTGGCCTTGTTTAGGGTTTCCCAAATTTCAGATATTTGTGAACCTCTGATGCGATGTTTTCCATATCCAGTGGATGCGATGTTTTCCATATCCAAACGCCACCAGTAATCTTAATTGACCTGAGGTTTCTCTCTTTGCAAACACACGGAGACACAAATGACAGAACACTCTAGTAGTTTGAGTTTAATGGTTTTCAGTAAATCCACGCTGCCCTGTAGAAAGAAAAGATGAGCCATATATGGAATTTACATGTCTCTCGtaatcacattaacaaaagaaaaacaaactggtgAAACTAATTTAACCGACAGATTTTAGTGAACCCagtatgggaaaaaatatattatcattatcatttagcctttaatcaatatttaaaaaatgaacgaGGCATTTTATATTCCTTGGTCTTTTGTACCTAGTCTTCAAAACCTGTATATCAGTTTGGCTGGCGACATTTGGAGAGCTGAAAAGCCAGGCACCTGGGGTGGGGGCTTAGCTTTAAATGAATTACCTTCtccattacatttatttaataaggaAACATTATGTCACTACctgaaatttcaaaaacaatCTAAATTAATTGCTGTCCCTGCAAGTAAAAGAAAGGTAAGGGGGTAAAACAATGTTACGAAACCCTAAACTCTACACTGTTGCCAACCAAAGGTTCTGGAACTGTACCCCCAGCTCCTTGAGCCTTGTTGGGAGATGGGGCGGTGGAGGTTGGGGGCTGAAAGGTATCAGAGGAGGCTCTCCCTGAcgtaagcagagagagtcaaggaGACTTGCGAGGGGATAACTTCTCTGGGACTGTCCTGTCCCTGAGTGTCCCAGCAGCTCCTCACACACAGCACGCTCTTGAGAACATTCCAGGGCAGGCGCGGCACGCCCCCCTTTTGGGCTACCCTGAGGCCAGCCCACATCTGGAGGTGAGGCGTCTCCCTCCAGAGAGGGGTCCCAGCCTCCAGCCTGCCAGTTGGGGcctgtcctcacatggtcttcttGTCTAGAGCTCCCCGCCACTCGTTTTAcatctggggaaactgaggctcagggagtggggtggaggtTGCCCTGGGCTGCACAGACCCAGAGCCCAGGCCTCCTGACTTGCAGGCCAGCAATGCACCTGTTGTGCGGGATGAGAGCCAGATCGTTTCTGAAAGGCCGAAGTCCTGATGCGGTGCATGTTTCCGCCCGGTGCTAGTTCCTCGGGCTCAGGGAGGCGGGAGCAGGCTCCTGGGGCTTACTGGAGTGGCCGGCCGGAGCCATGCATTTATTTAGCAGACATCTGTGAGTCCTCTAGGGGCCTCCCTGGTGCCAGTGGCACATCTGGCCTGACCCTCATGGAGGTCTTAGGCTGGGGAGGTCCAGGCAGAAGGTGGCAGCAGTGGTGAGACATTCATGCAAATAATATTCCCACCAATGAATTAAGACTTtggaaaaagccacaaaaaggaatCCCAGGCTTTTCTGGGAACCCGTATGAAGGGTCTGCTCTGGGGTCAAGAGGGCTTCCTGTAAGAAGTACCTTTGAGTGGGTGAGGGCCTGGGGCAGGAAGAAGCCTAGGACTTTGGGGAACCGGAGAGGAGGCCAGTGTGGACCTAgagagggtgagggggagagCGGGGAAGCTTGGCTGGAGGTGGGGGCGTGCGGGCAGAGGTCAGACTGGGTGGTGGTTTTGGGCTTGGGTAAGGAAGGATTACTGTAGAGTCAAAGAAGGATTTCAGACTGAAAGGGGCAAAAGCCACAatcaaatttgcattttagaaggaTCCTTGTGGTTGCTTCGTGGAGAAGATGCTTGCAGAGTTAGGAGGGCTCCTCTGTATCCTCCAAATCTGGTTGAACAGCCAGGCAGCTAGATGGACCCACCTAGAGACGATTCCTGGGGTGCTTAGGATCATCTGTAGGCTCCTGTGGACCAGGCCAACCAGAGGTCCCTAGGCCCCTTCATCTCCTAGGGGACCATCACTTCTGCTGTTGGGACAGGGTGTACTTACAAGGGTGGGTGGCAGATGTCAGAACCAGTTTCTGAAAGGAAGCAGGATTCTTCTTCTCAGACCACGCCCATGGAGGACGAGTCAGACCCCCCAGAGGGGTCTGAGGAAGCTGTCGAGTCCCGAACAAACATGCCGAAAGGTAAGGGAGGGAGGCTGCTGGGCTTTTGGAGGGGCCACGGATTGGGGCAGGTGGGTACAGGGTCAGTGATGGAGGCGGACCTGGGAAGCAGGGCTCTTGGCACAGGGAGAGCCCAGGCCCCATCTCTCGGAGCTAGCTTATGCTCTACACAGCATCGGCAGTCACTCTTCTGACCTCCGTTCCAGACCAaggctccccaccctgcccagatGACATCATGAAGGAGAAGCGCACTCTAGCACCTACCCCCGAGTCTTGCGAGGCATCTGAGCCACCAGCTAAGAGGTCAAAGAGGTAACCGATGCTGAAAACCTGCCCAGGCCCAGGGGACCTATACCCTCATTCTTGCAaaggctgggggtgaggggcttTGTGGGGGGTGGTCAGGACTCTtcagggagctggaggaagaaaagggCCTTGGCATCTGGCTTGGAGGAAGGTCAAACCCACTTCTGTATCTCACTTGGGAAGGCCCCTGGCCAGAGTCTCTGGTGTCTTCCCTGGGACTGAGCCATCTGGAGGCAGGCTAGGTGGCTGAGTTGGACAAGTGAACGTGTGCATCTGGGGCCTCCAAGTGGGCAGAGGGTGGGCAGCTTTTCAGGGCCTTGGATTCATTTTAGCAGATTGTGGGAGGTAGGGCTGAGTGATCCTCCCAATTTAATTAGGCGCGTCTGGGGCCGGGAGAACTGCAGGCCCTTCCCAGAATGCCCAGCTTGTACGTGCTAGAACTAGGACTGAACTTGGATCTTGGCCTTTTTGAGAAGCCCCTAAAGGGTCAGCTGGGAGACGCTGGAAGCTATCTTTCCATCCTCTCTAGCTCAGAGTTGCCCACAGAGAAGGGGCCCCCCGGGCAGCTGCAGGCGAAGGTCCCACCTCGGGCCCGCACCACGGCACCAAAGCAGACACAGACACCCGAGCTGCTGCCCGAGCCACCGGAAGCCCGAGTATTGCCACGATTCCAGCCACGGGTTCTGCAGATCCAGGCCCAGGTGCAGCCGCAGACGCCGCCACTGACGCCCCCCGTGGACACCCCGGCGAGGCACCAACCGCAGAAGCAGGCGCAGACGCAGACCTCGCCGGAGCACGTGGGGCCGAGGccggggcaggagggggtggggccgCAGAAACAGGCGCAGCCCCAGGCACCTTCCCAGGCCCCGGGCCAGGTGCAGACCCAGCTGCAGAAGCAGGCACAGACGCAGACGTATCCTCAGGTCCAGCCCCCGGATCAGCCACGGGGGCACCCTCCAGCGCCGTCACCCGGGCAGCCGCCGGACCAGACTGAGGGACGGCTTCAGCCCCCGCCACGGGTGCCGGTGCCCACAGTGGAGCCGGCGCCGGAGTCGCTGCCGGATAAGAGAGATACTGCAGCCGGTAAGTGAGCCCTGGTGCCTAGTTCCCCCGGCATGGGACAGCCTTGCCCGGACCCTTGGCTCCTCCCCTGGTGCCGTGGGTCCTGACCAGGGCTTGGGGCTGTCCCCACCAGAGGCTGCAAGGGCCTGGCCATGGGTAGAGAAGGGGATTATCAATCCCAGGTCCATGGGCCGGTGGGAGACGGACCCATCTGTCATTTCAGGCTCCGAGAAGGCCTCACCAGAACCGGGGGGCGCCCAGGTCAGCGTGGGGAGCCAGGACGAGTTGACCGGTGGCCTCGATGTGGGAGAATGTGAAAAAAGAGCCAGAGAGATGCTAGGGGTGGGTTGGTGTGCTGCTGGGGTTGCTCGGGGACCAGGGTCCCCGCAGCGGGAGGGTCTTCCACCCCAACCCCTCTGGCCCCTCCTGTTTCCCCACCACCGTGAGCCCTGGGCAGAGCAGACTGGCTTTGACTGTGACTCCTTTGCCTTCCCATGCCTTTGCTTGGAAGAACTGGAGGTACTTGTGGCGACAAGTCCCTTCCAACCTGCTTGTCCCCAGACCGGACCCCAGGGTCCCCTCATAGGGGGAACATTGCTCCaggggagagagcacagagcccacaccTACACATGCGGTTCGGGTTCCAGTTCTGCCTCAGGGTGTCACTGCGGCCAAACCCGGTTCCTTCTTTGGgcctccatttctccatctgtcacgggagggtggggcagggtggtCTTAGGGCCGAGTCCTGGCTGTGGTACTCCCTAGCTCTGTGAGCCTGGACAGTCACCTACCagctcagtgcctcagtttccccatctttgtCAGGAAGGTTCTGGCAAGATGCCGGAGCATGGGGGGCCTGGCCCATCACAGGTACCCCGCCGGTGGTAGCTCTTGCCCCTGCTCCCGGTGCAGGTGTGGGGTGCCGGGGGCTCCCTGAAGGTCACCATCCTGCAGAGCAGCGACAGCCGGGCCTTCAGCACCATCCCTATCACCCCTGTGCCCCGCGCTGGCGACTCTGCGTCCACTGCCCCAGCCGCCGCCAGCACGCCTTCTAAGCAGACCCTCCAGTTCTTCTGCTACCTCTGTAAGGCCAACTGTAGCAGCCAGCAGGTACTGCAGGCCTGGGCCCGGGGAGGGGGCTTCCggcgggcagggtgggggtgtcTGTAGGGCGTGACAGGCCAGGCAGCCCTGCCCGAGTGGCCTGTGAGCACGGTGAGCGCCTGCCACGGCAGCTGTGCATCTGCTCTGGAGACGTTTCCCGACCAGCCAAGAAGTTAGGATCTGCGGTTCCAGCAGGCCAGGTCTGAATCAGCCCTGGCTAACAGTGTAGACGCCGGAGGGCAGACTCCCCTATGTGTGCCTCCATTTCCATGTGTATCAGATGAAGAAACATCAAGAATCCACCTTGCTGGGAGGCTCTGAAGATTTGGTGACTTGACCTTGAAGTCCAGAGCCCCCGGCCCAGCCCAGAGCAAGCAGAGTAGCCTTAACAGCACTATGCTTGTGTTGTTGGTGACTGCTTGTCAGTGTCGTCCTTAGCAGAGCCGTGGGGTCTGGAAGCCAGTCACACTGCTCCTTGTCTCTGAGGGGCTCACGCAGTGCCCCGGGGGAGCTGTCAAAGCTCCAGGTGCTGTGTGCTCACTTGGCGCCTCTGTTCACCATCATGCTCTGGCCCCCACAGGGCTGTTGTAAGAAAAATGGCCTCAGTGGCGGTGGTGGTGACAGTGGGGTGGCCATGAAGCTGAGGCCaggccccaccctcccccactgaTCCCGGGCTCACTCTTCATCCCGCCGCAGGAGTTCCAGAACCACATGTCGGGGACCCAGCACCAGCAGCGGCTCGGGGAGCTCCAGCACACGAGCCAGGCTTGCCTCCTGTCCCTGCTGCCCGTGCCCCGGGATGTGCTGGAGAGAGAAGATGAGTGAGTGGGGGATCTCGAAGGCTCCATGCCGGGGGGTGGACGGCCTTGCAGGCCAGGCCGATGGGGGGCCCTGAGTCCACCATCTGCAAGGTCTCCCTTTGGGTTCAGTATTGTTCACCACCAGAGGCCCCTTCACACCGTTAACTGTTTACCTGTAgacctcagttttcctcatctgtaaaatggcctGGTAAAGGGTGCAGTGCAAGAATTCATGAACTAGATAGTCTCTTAAGGTGCCATCCAGGCAGGAACAGTGGGAAGGAAGTGGGTCATGGCACAGACCCCTGGTTCCCTGGCATAGGTGCTGACCCCTCCCCCTCGGTCATCCTGTAGCCCGAGGTTACAGCTACCCTCCATCTCCCCCTTTTATTGTCGTGGTTGCATCATTGATCCAAAATATGAGCCCTTGTGGAGTCCAGGACTAGCTCATGGGCTGAGGAGACCTGGTAGACGCTGGGAGACCTTTCACTACTCTGTGGGCAGTCACAGAGGCCTAcaagaaggggagaagcaggtcaGCGCCGCCTCAGGCCGTGCTGGGGGGCATGGGCTCTGTCCCACAGGACAGCCCCTCTGCCTCAGGTCTCCTGATTGTTCCGGAGAATCTAGAAACCCAGCTTTGTACGTGAAGTCTCCCAATTTCAGAATGTTAGCAGCTAGTTCAGAATCAAAGTGAAACAAAGCCTAGGGAGGCCGAATCCAACCCCATCATGGGCTGGACAGGCCCCAAGGCAGTGGCTGGGGACTCCGCTGGGAGCACTCACAGAGGGTCACAGCTCAGAGCTTGCGGTTTGCATGCCCTGGGTGACGGAGCGCTCTCTCCAGAGGCAGCGGCCTCTCCATTAGATGGTTCTCACTTTGAGAAGAACTTCCCGACATGGCGTGTAGCACATTCTTGAGCCTTaaacctccccctgctcagggaGGGGACCCAGGAATTCTCCTTGGGAGAAGTAATCATAAATACAGAAGAAAGGTGACTCCTGAAGACGTTCCTTGCAGAGGATTGTCAGGTTGAAGAATTTTCTTTGGAAAGTGTGGCAGATCTCCACTCCTGGGGGATGGGTTAGCTCAGGCTTGTCCACGTGGTGGAACAGCTCTTAAGTAGGACAGTAGCAGGGAATTCAGAAGGCTGTGGAAACGTCAGGTTAGAACAgggttccaggggcacctgggtggctcagtgggtaaaagcctctgctttcagctcaggtcatggtcccagggccctgggatcgagcccggcatcaggctctctgctcagcagggagcctgcttcccttcctctctctctgcctgcctctcaaataaataaataaaatcttaaaaaaaaaaacaaaacaggattccAATCCGCATTTGCAGAATGAGCTCAGTtacataaaaatctattttgtggACGCAAGGAAACTAGAAAGGTGTGGCCCATCCTGCAAACAGGCTTTAGGGTCGGGGAACTCAGTGAACCGTCTCCTGATGATGTTGCCCCTTGAAGCCTGACCGGGTCCCCTGAGGCCACAGTCCTTCCAATAGGCTGCCTGTTCTTCCTTCGTCCAACACAGTCAGAAACTCGGGGCTGATCCCGTGCCTGGCCCTGGGACCTGCAGTGGGAGTCCCTGGCCTCCCAGAGCTCACCACAGTCCAGCGGAGGCAGAGAGGGGATCAGGTCCTCCCTGTCTGCTGTAGAAAATGCTGTGGCAGTGGCCCTTTGGGGTATCAGAGGGGAGTCTGGcatactgggggtggggggcaagaaCAGCTCCAGGAAGGACAGGGCATCTGCTCTGTCAGGGCCAGGTAGGTTCAGGTCTGTCACCGTCCTGCTAGCCTCCTGGTGTCCCCGATGCTTCTCAGTCTCTCCCCGCCCAGCTTCCGTGGTTATTATTCTTGTCTAAGTATTTTTCCAGATGCATCTCAGAACCGTTGTTAAGTTTCTAAAAACACATCATGTTGGAATTGCGTTACATTTATGGCGCATCCTGGGAGAGTGGCTGTCTTCCCAACGAGGGCCGTGTCACACTCGTTCTGTTTGTCACCATTCAGAGAGCCCCCGCCGAGGCGCTGGTGTAACACCTGTCAGCTCTACTACATGGGGGACCTGATCCAGCACCGCAGGACACAGGACCACAAGGTCTGAGCTGCGAGGGCGCCCACAATGCTGTCTCCCAGCCACAGGGCTCGTGCGGGTCCTCTGGCAGCTCCTCTCTGGCCCTGCCCTATCTCTGTCCTCTGTTGCCACCTGCTGGAAGCCCATGGCACGGGGAGGGGGACGTGTGCCCATGTTCTAGGGAAGGGGCGGAGCACAGCCAGCTGATGCCAGAGGTGGCGGCCTGCGTGTGGGCGAGGAGGGGTCACTGGGCACAGTCTGGCCGCCCCTGGGGACACTGCTCGCCACCCACTTGGCCGGCCCTCCTTTCACCAGATCGCCAAGCAATCCCTGCGACCTTTCTGCACCATTTGCAACCGCTATTTCAAGACCCCCCGCAAGTTTGTGGAGCACGTGAAGTCCCAGGGACACAAGGACAAAGCCAAGGAGGTAGCCCCAGCTCCCTTGGAGGATGTGAGCCCAGGGAGGCCCAGAGCCTTGGCCGAGGCCACACAGCGGGTTGAGGTTTAGCTCAGTCTGAACTCGGCAAGTCCAGAGGGATTGGGGCTCTGGAGGGgcccaggggggtgggggtggcaccTCAGCCGGCTAGAGTGGACCTGAACCCTGGCCCCATCCCCCTGGGCAGCTGAAGATGCTCGAGAAGGAGACGGCCGGCCAGGATGAGGACCACTTCATCACGGTGGATGCCGTGGGCTGCTTTGAGggtgatgaagaggaggaggaggatgacgACGACGAGGAAGAAGAGATCGAGGTTGAGGAGGAATTCTGCAAGCAGGTgcttggggcggggtggggcgtgGGACAGGCTGGAGACTAGACTCCCAGACCAGGCGGGACCTCACCCCCCTCCCAGAGGCCAGGGGCGCAGTGCTGGCATTGTAGGCACTAACGTGGGCCATGATTTAGTATCCATGGAACTGTATTCCATACGACTAGGTGCAAACACACGTTGTGAGGACCACAGGTGGCCGGCCACAGGACTTCGAAGCCTGCCTGAAAGCTGGACCTGtgttgagggagggagagggcatCCCAGGCCAGTAAAAGGGCACGGAGGAGAACTGTGCGGGGTACACGGGAAGCATCAGCATgagatgaggatgatgatggtaGTAGCAGTCAACACCAAGCATTTATTATATGCCAGCTGTGTACCAAGCACATTCCTGGCTGAATCTCACCGACTTGGATGCCGGGAAGCGAggctccagagcctgtgctcaTAACAAGCAAGGACCTGGAGGAACTTGGGTTCTTTTcgtgtaagaaaagaaaagcagctaCTCTGAGCCAGGCCCTGGTGCTGGATGTGGCACTACATGGGGATCAAGGCCCCTGCCTGCCCAGAGCTTGCCTGTTGCAGGCCGGAGTGGAGAGGGGCAGCCAGAGGGGCATCGTGGAGGGGCTGTGGATGAACGGATGCAATGGTGGTCTTCAGCCCCAAGTGGGTTTGGGGTGAGGCCACTTTGTTAAATGCGACCAGCCATGGCGTGACCTCAGGCAAGCCCCTTGGCTTCTCTGAGCCCCGGTTCTGGAGTCCCAGCTCAGGCTGTGAAGGTGGGTCAAAGCCCAGGCAAAGGGGAGTGGTTGTCACTCTTGGAAGGCACATTTGTTTGCCTGGTAAGGGGAGGAGGGCTCTACCAAGCATGGTGGGCCTGTGCAGCTGGAGTCGGAAGGGGCCTCCTCCGGAAGGGGCTTGTGTCCAGCAGGTGAGATGAGGCATCCTTGATCACCTGAAACCCAGCCCCCCGGGACTGAGGTCACTGCAACATCAGGCATTCAGGGAGCTGGCAGGGGCTCGTGGTTAAGAGTGTATCCAGGGCTTAGGGCTCACCAGGGTTACCTACCCTGCTCTTCTGTGAACCCTGGAAAAGTGAGTTACTGTgcctggacctcagtttcttcttatGTAAAATGGGTGAACCATGGGGATTCAGAGAGGACATTCATGATGTGTTGGGCATACCTGGCATGGATTATGGTGATTGAGCTGAACTAAAAAATTATAGATTGGGAAGGACACCCTGGCAGGATCAGCGTGTGCTAAGGCTCAGAGAATGCCACCCACAACCTCCTGGATATCCTCCTGGGAATCAAGGGGATGGTGTTGAGAAGCATGGGTAGAAACCAGGCCCCACCGGCGTGTgggaagagcacagaggaagCTGGAACCAAGGCCCACACTTGTATATTTCTAGGTGAGGTCCAGAGATATATCCATAGAGGAGTGGAAAGGCTCAGAGACCTATAGCCCCAATACCGCATACGGTAAGACTCTGatccagaccccccccccccctctgcagGAGCTGAGGCCCCCGGGCCCAGCCCTCAGATCCCAGCCACAGCATCCTGGCCAGGGGGCCTCTCCCCTCGTCCTCTTCTCTCCTCACACCTGGAGGGTGGATGAACATATGGGGCCCCAGAGAGGGCGGGCCACCGGGTTGGCTTAGTGGGGTGAGTCCCTGGACGCTGCTGTCCCACAGGTGTGGACTTCCTGGTGCCTGTGATGGGCTACATGTGCCGCATCTGCCACAAGTTCTACCACAGCAACTCGGGGGCACAGCTCTCCCACTGCAAGTCCTTGGCCCACTTCGAGAACCTGCAGGTGAGTGGGGCCTCCTGCCCCACCTGCCCACCCAGCACGGCCAGCAGCCACCTTCCTCCTGCACTTGGCCTCAGCACACCGGCACACCCCCCAGGAGGCCCTGCCCACAGAGGGAACCTGAGTAGGGGTGGGACCCAGCTCTTCCTGCTACTGTTCTGGGGGGAGCTGAGGGCCAGGCTGTTAATGTCAGAGCTCTGGCCCCAGGAGGCTGAGAGCACCATATggggtgtctctctctctctctcacacacacacacgcagtcACAGCATGTCCCATTCAGTCTTGGCCAGGCTGGGGAGGCAGCTGCTGGCATGGAGCATACCAGGTTGGGGAGAGGCCCTGCTTCATCTGTACCTTCTGTGTCCAGAAATACAAGAAGGCCAAGAACCCCAGCCCTACCAGCAGGCCCGTGAGCCGCCGGTGTGCGATCAACGCCCGCAACGCCTTGACTGCTCTGTTCACTTCTGGCGGCCGCACACCCACCCAGCCCAGCACCCAGGACCCAGCGAAAACCCCCAGCAAGGTGACAGCCCAACCCCCTCCACCCTCACTACCGCGGCGCTCAACACGCCTCAAACCCTGATGGAGGGAGCGCCTCACGTGCACCCCGTCTGGGTTGGGGTCCACCATGCTTTACAGAAGTCTTGTGTAGAAATTTGACATGGTTGGTGTTTTTACTGAAAGTCGAATAAAAGAAGGTAATTTGGCTGTGCAGTACCCACCAGCCCTTCTGTCTGGGTggatgggggaaagggagcaCCCCAGCCTGCTCTCAGCCAGCATCCACACTCTCTAGTGGCCAAGCC encodes:
- the CIZ1 gene encoding cip1-interacting zinc finger protein isoform X2 yields the protein MFNQQLQQQQLQQQQLLQLQQLLQQSPPQAPLPMAVSRGLPQQQPQQQLLNLQGANSASLLNGSVLQRALLLQQLQGLDQFAMPPATYDSSGLTMPTATLGNLRGYSLATPNLTPPSLTPPQLATPNLQQFFPQATRQSLLGPPPVGVPMNPSQINLSGRTPQKQARTPTSSTPHRKDSSSQTTPMEDESDPPEGSEEAVESRTNMPKDQGSPPCPDDIMKEKRTLAPTPESCEASEPPAKRSKSSELPTEKGPPGQLQAKVPPRARTTAPKQTQTPELLPEPPEARVLPRFQPRVLQIQAQVQPQTPPLTPPVDTPARHQPQKQAQTQTSPEHVGPRPGQEGVGPQKQAQPQAPSQAPGQVQTQLQKQAQTQTYPQVQPPDQPRGHPPAPSPGQPPDQTEGRLQPPPRVPVPTVEPAPESLPDKRDTAAGSEKASPEPGGAQVSVGSQDELTGGLDVGECEKRAREMLGVWGAGGSLKVTILQSSDSRAFSTIPITPVPRAGDSASTAPAAASTPSKQTLQFFCYLCKANCSSQQEFQNHMSGTQHQQRLGELQHTSQACLLSLLPVPRDVLEREDEEPPPRRWCNTCQLYYMGDLIQHRRTQDHKIAKQSLRPFCTICNRYFKTPRKFVEHVKSQGHKDKAKELKMLEKETAGQDEDHFITVDAVGCFEGDEEEEEDDDDEEEEIEVEEEFCKQVRSRDISIEEWKGSETYSPNTAYGVDFLVPVMGYMCRICHKFYHSNSGAQLSHCKSLAHFENLQKYKKAKNPSPTSRPVSRRCAINARNALTALFTSGGRTPTQPSTQDPAKTPSKPRSPEPTFGISQSRPEPSLLSSSSEAP